Part of the Nitrosophilus alvini genome, TTCAAAGGGTATCAATGAAGAAGATTTTAATTAAAGAGTTGTTTATATATATAGCAATTTTTCTGTTTCTTGCCATCGGTATGCACTTTAAAGAGTGGATAAGCCATCCTGTTGAACACATCAAAGCGCTTCCGTCAAGTGAGTTTGGACCGTTGCACCCTTTTTTGTTTGCTTTTGGAGGGTATATTTTTATATTGATAATAAGACTGTTTGTGAAGATAATAAGAAAAGCGATAAACAGATAAAGAGTCATCACTCGCAAAAATCAACTGACTGTAAACTTTCAGTTACTTCCATTCTGGCTCTTTGTCAAGAGGCGGGAATCCGTCAAGAAGCTGATAAGGTTTGAAATTTGTTTTGTATGCAAAAGATTTGCACCCTTCCACCCAATATCCCAGATATATCCATTTCAGACCCATCTTTTTGGCTAGGTCTATCTGAACCAAAAGAGAGTAGACCCCCAGAGACAAGTGGGAATAATCCGGATCATAGAAAAAATAGATGGAAGATATGCCGTCGTCAACAATATCGATAAGGTCAACTCCTATAAGTTTTTTGTCTTTGAAGTAGAGTACCTCTTTGCCGTAATCATAAGCTCCTTGTACAAACTCTTCATAATAACTTTGTATATCGATTTTATGATAAGGCCAATCATCTTTTTTGCTTTTATATTGATGAAACTTGTTGTAAAGCTCTATATGAGAATATGAGACAGAAGGTTTTTGTATAGCAATATATGTATCACTGTTTCTTTTTATAGTTCTCTTTTGGGAACGGGAGTATTTAAAATTTCGAACATCTATCCTCAGACTTTTGCATTCATTACAATCTTTGCAAATAGGGTGGAAATAAGAGTAACCAAACCTTCTCCATCCTCTTGCTATCAGTAAACTGCAAAGTTCTTTGGAAGCATTAGGAATAAATTTGTAATACATTCTCGTTTTTCTGTCTTTGAGATAAGGACATTTATAATCGAGCATGCAAAAATCAACCGATTCAATTTTATAACTGTTTTTCATAATGCATATTATACCAGCAACAGGGGTAAATCGAAAAAATTTATTAAATTGCATTTTAATGATATTAGACTATAATTGATAAAGCGGGCCTGTTTTAAAGGAAGTAGAATGAATAATGAGATATTAGGTCAGTTTCTGCTTTTTATGGCTTTGATTTTCGGTATGAGCTATCTACTTGCAGGCCTTCTAGAACGGCTG contains:
- a CDS encoding arginyltransferase — protein: MKNSYKIESVDFCMLDYKCPYLKDRKTRMYYKFIPNASKELCSLLIARGWRRFGYSYFHPICKDCNECKSLRIDVRNFKYSRSQKRTIKRNSDTYIAIQKPSVSYSHIELYNKFHQYKSKKDDWPYHKIDIQSYYEEFVQGAYDYGKEVLYFKDKKLIGVDLIDIVDDGISSIYFFYDPDYSHLSLGVYSLLVQIDLAKKMGLKWIYLGYWVEGCKSFAYKTNFKPYQLLDGFPPLDKEPEWK